One Clupea harengus unplaced genomic scaffold, Ch_v2.0.2, whole genome shotgun sequence DNA window includes the following coding sequences:
- the rpe gene encoding ribulose-phosphate 3-epimerase isoform X2 gives MDMHMMVSRPEQWVKPMAAAGASQYTFHLEATTNPGNLIKEIRESNMKVGIAIKPGTTVEELAPWAGQVDMALVMTVEPGFGGQKFMDDMMPKVSWLRSQFPSLDIEVDGGVGPNSIHRCAEAGANMIVSGSAVVSSEDPRSVIALLKNVVMEAIQKRSLDR, from the exons ACATGCATATGATGGTGTCCAGGCCGGAGCAGTGGGTGAAGCCAATGGCTGCAGCTGGAGCCAGCCAGTACACCTTCCACTTGGAGGCCACCACAAACCCAGGCAACCTCATCAAGGAGATCAGAGAGAGTAACATGAAG GTGGGCATTGCTATCAAGCCTGGGACCACTGTTGAGGAGCTCGCCCCCTGGGCTGGACAGGTTGATATGGCTCTGGTCATGACTGTAGAGCCTGGGTTTGGTGGCCAGAAATTTATGGACGACATGATGCCAAAG GTCAGTTGGCTACGCAGTCAGTTTCCCTCCCTGGACATTGAGGTTGACGGTGGAGTGGGACCAAATAGCATTCACAGATGTGCCGAG GCAGGGGCCAACATGATCGTCTCTGGCAGTGCCGTCGTCAGTAGCGAAGACCCCCGCTCCGTCATCGCCCTTCTCAAGAACGTTGTCATGGAGGCAATCCAAAAGCGCTCTCTTGACCGCTGA